The following proteins are encoded in a genomic region of Micrococcaceae bacterium Sec5.8:
- a CDS encoding transposase translates to MRYFQDQSTKAWTRFEPWMTTIVDLDTGQVLGVVDGRDHKGVGDWLFARPLDWRLGVQVVAIDPSAAFRKALRMWLPRTAVAVDHFHLISHANQAMTETRQNLSQQVKGRRGRAVDKAWAHRMLLLRAGDQLSPRAALRLEEVFAVDNPTGALQAVWKVKEQLRALLRTGSLEDAEAAKNELEALVKAAGRPETNRLYRTVCRWWKEIEVLIITGATTGKVEANNTSIKNIKRTARGYRNPANYKSVILLRSAVRTAA, encoded by the coding sequence GTGCGCTACTTCCAGGACCAGTCAACGAAGGCGTGGACGCGGTTCGAGCCGTGGATGACGACCATCGTGGATCTGGACACCGGCCAGGTCTTGGGCGTGGTGGACGGCCGTGACCACAAGGGCGTCGGCGACTGGCTCTTCGCCCGGCCGCTCGACTGGCGCCTCGGCGTGCAGGTCGTGGCAATTGATCCGTCCGCGGCGTTCCGTAAAGCATTGCGGATGTGGCTTCCCCGCACCGCTGTCGCGGTAGATCACTTCCACCTGATCTCGCACGCCAACCAGGCCATGACCGAAACCCGGCAGAACCTCTCACAGCAGGTCAAGGGCCGGCGCGGCCGAGCCGTCGACAAGGCCTGGGCCCACCGCATGCTGCTGCTGCGCGCCGGCGACCAGCTCAGCCCAAGGGCCGCCCTCCGGCTGGAGGAAGTCTTCGCTGTCGATAATCCGACGGGCGCGCTCCAGGCGGTCTGGAAAGTCAAGGAACAGCTCCGGGCCCTGCTCCGCACCGGCTCACTGGAGGACGCCGAGGCGGCCAAGAACGAACTCGAGGCACTCGTCAAGGCAGCCGGCCGGCCCGAAACCAACCGGCTCTACCGCACCGTCTGCAGGTGGTGGAAAGAGATCGAGGTACTGATCATCACCGGCGCCACAACAGGCAAAGTCGAAGCCAACAACACGTCGATCAAAAACATCAAACGCACCGCCCGCGGGTACCGCAACCCCGCCAACTACAAATCCGTTATCCTCTTGAGAAGTGCCGTCCGGACGGCGGCATGA
- a CDS encoding glycosyltransferase, translating into MTARATASVIISAIGSSAARIGLSIRSIEAALGAVPGEFVVLIDTESAAAVEAELRGRTASRLHVVATEPEDSAGVRMNAGFCHATGDVILALDDCMVFAPFGLEEAIGSFQSGSGRLVLIPARDLPEDLALKVLEDKVSWADVSRVPPSRSVLAPGSPIMVDRKSLLQLRGFDEKMASSSHAFCDLKLRLKRMGVELSQRSSEAIRCFVAPAVAEADVVVAANSAAEIAEMINRLELDESYIRNVTSWSYRPDDAPPLVTVAIATYNRADYLRDSINSVLMQTVDDFELIIVDDGSTDDTQNVVRSFDDERIRYLYQENQGIAAARNMIADTSRGTFTAVHDDDDIMLPWRLEVSLSGIRAGVQASYGSWVNFDNVTGEMVLHVIREQFCMPVSLVTGQTPGHATWLVETRLVRQFRYNESLSSAVDHNLALRMMRAGVSWVHTGKVLFLRRMHPTQVSNSDGKRQKYAAELSRFMLQFAGSDDDLATLREDSKAILWPKIPEKGNLEESFGTYLPDHLALRTLHVQGNVANKASRLQKLKSTSYILCEEDETGQIVGEYAEFLNVTLGDLALMRNLRVHGRLEGKLAPSAEVPIQDPAEVLDRAIRGRLQGLTGTLAKPGRTPAAIIWTNSDGARPPVGVAEAADRTRQISLAIRQDYRFAFTVYLFEDEPKALRAYVRAVDDREDADLAIYRRSGDGLDTEVTELRIQELVNGL; encoded by the coding sequence TTGACCGCCCGTGCTACCGCCTCAGTCATTATCAGTGCCATCGGTTCGAGTGCAGCCCGGATAGGACTGTCCATCCGTTCGATTGAGGCTGCTTTGGGCGCTGTCCCTGGCGAATTTGTTGTGCTTATTGACACCGAATCTGCTGCAGCAGTCGAAGCGGAGCTGCGTGGGCGTACTGCGTCCAGACTTCATGTGGTCGCCACCGAACCCGAGGACAGTGCCGGGGTCAGAATGAACGCAGGCTTCTGCCACGCAACAGGTGACGTCATCCTCGCCTTAGATGACTGCATGGTCTTTGCACCTTTCGGCCTTGAGGAGGCCATAGGATCCTTCCAGAGTGGTTCCGGGCGTTTGGTATTGATCCCCGCCCGCGATCTGCCGGAAGACTTAGCTTTAAAAGTTCTAGAAGATAAGGTTTCTTGGGCCGACGTGAGCCGAGTCCCTCCGAGTCGTTCGGTGCTGGCTCCAGGAAGTCCTATTATGGTCGATAGGAAATCGCTGTTGCAGCTACGCGGCTTCGACGAGAAAATGGCGTCGAGTTCTCACGCATTTTGTGATCTAAAGTTGCGACTCAAGCGCATGGGTGTGGAGTTAAGCCAAAGGTCTTCGGAGGCAATCCGTTGTTTCGTAGCTCCAGCTGTCGCTGAAGCTGACGTCGTGGTAGCTGCGAATTCTGCTGCAGAGATCGCAGAAATGATCAACCGTCTCGAGCTCGACGAGTCCTACATTCGTAATGTTACGAGCTGGAGTTACAGGCCGGATGATGCGCCACCTCTAGTCACTGTGGCAATCGCGACTTACAATCGGGCTGACTATCTGCGAGATAGCATCAACTCTGTCCTCATGCAGACGGTTGACGATTTCGAACTAATCATTGTGGACGATGGGTCGACTGATGACACCCAGAATGTTGTGAGGTCATTCGACGACGAACGAATCAGGTATCTGTACCAAGAAAATCAGGGCATTGCGGCAGCGCGGAACATGATCGCAGATACCTCTCGCGGAACTTTTACGGCAGTCCACGATGACGACGACATCATGCTCCCTTGGCGACTCGAAGTCAGCCTTTCTGGGATAAGAGCAGGTGTCCAGGCGAGCTACGGCTCCTGGGTCAACTTCGACAATGTTACCGGCGAGATGGTGCTCCATGTCATCAGGGAGCAATTTTGTATGCCCGTTTCACTCGTGACGGGCCAGACACCGGGCCATGCGACATGGCTGGTGGAAACACGCCTCGTCAGGCAGTTTAGGTATAATGAGTCTCTCTCCAGCGCGGTCGACCACAATCTGGCCCTGCGCATGATGCGGGCCGGCGTCTCCTGGGTACACACGGGAAAAGTGCTCTTCCTGCGCCGCATGCACCCCACGCAGGTCAGTAATTCTGACGGCAAACGGCAGAAGTACGCTGCTGAATTATCTCGGTTCATGCTTCAGTTCGCAGGCTCCGATGACGACTTGGCTACCCTCAGAGAAGACAGCAAGGCAATCCTATGGCCCAAGATTCCCGAGAAGGGCAATCTCGAAGAAAGCTTTGGCACGTACTTACCTGATCACCTCGCCTTACGCACACTCCACGTTCAAGGCAATGTGGCCAACAAGGCCAGTCGCCTGCAAAAGCTCAAGAGCACCAGTTATATCCTCTGCGAGGAGGATGAAACTGGACAGATTGTCGGGGAGTACGCCGAATTCCTGAATGTCACCCTTGGAGACCTGGCACTGATGCGGAATTTGCGCGTTCACGGCCGGCTGGAGGGCAAGCTGGCCCCATCAGCGGAGGTGCCTATTCAGGATCCTGCGGAAGTCCTTGACCGGGCCATTCGCGGTCGGCTTCAGGGACTGACGGGTACCTTGGCGAAGCCGGGTCGGACACCTGCGGCTATCATTTGGACCAACTCAGATGGTGCTCGACCGCCGGTTGGTGTCGCAGAAGCGGCCGATCGAACAAGACAGATCAGTCTGGCTATCAGACAAGACTACCGCTTCGCATTTACCGTCTACCTTTTTGAAGATGAACCGAAGGCGCTACGGGCTTATGTACGCGCGGTGGACGACAGGGAAGATGCCGACCTGGCAATTTATCGGCGTTCCGGCGACGGGCTGGATACGGAAGTTACCGAGCTACGCATTCAAGAATTGGTGAACGGATTATGA
- a CDS encoding glycosyltransferase family A protein produces MNFQQALRRFAHLSPKKKAAAASFVVLLALVVIAAYARNPLLLGLAVTVLAAALAGGAFHVDKLLKSSRRAAQRAAAAPRNLPAKPAHPRPGALSEWGARSRIPKARLAQRLTKLRSVDGRDVLVSSATAGQWGWRDLAIALEMYRIGGKTRRSVEPVIEKIPRSVLLHLGDLCFRQSILQDDILNAATLYKYVYQRLGAKPFREKRRGEFFLDALARTGQGDEVIRLQHLYKADELNANDLHLYRANAANPFKDDVADSELWLNEINEIYEGAGLARIVLTEGTAPAFLRLSAEVPEAVTVGPLVSIVMPVYRPDEYTDLAIQSALNQSYRNIEVIIVDDGSGGEAGRRLNRWLAVDGRIRVVLNKPNAGAYTSRNIGYSMAKGEFITIFDGDDWQHPQKIDLLVRGALQQTDGRLVSAPWTRADQDLFFHYRGWRGAYITPAHVSAMFHTSTIRERLGHWDSVRKAADTEFILRYHALVNSQAPLEVSEAPLTLSLVGESNLSMDDFRLGYRSPDRVSYRDSYEHWHKMIRTGQHTGYLEFPLAKRSFPAPPRFLPAGAAQPEIELDILLVGDFGSDSLVSMLMMEHLAAAELDEQRIGLMHFPSILHTVAIDKSFSNELKDAFHDGRLARVEVTDRVRSVEVNVYDPTAFQYSRELRSGHVAEHVSVWTDEPPYNWETDEHKYEVGTVERNLLTIFGASIRWVPLNERSLRIITESGHGRKSIADHVVRAAPQTFPMMPAENSPQALTGSIVGATEAGANP; encoded by the coding sequence ATGAACTTTCAACAAGCTTTACGTAGATTTGCACACCTGTCCCCGAAGAAGAAAGCGGCCGCTGCTTCCTTCGTTGTCCTATTAGCCCTGGTTGTCATTGCTGCCTACGCGCGCAACCCGTTGCTTCTGGGTCTGGCAGTGACGGTGCTTGCTGCCGCTTTGGCAGGGGGGGCGTTCCACGTCGATAAGCTGCTAAAGTCGTCCCGGCGTGCAGCCCAGCGCGCCGCCGCTGCGCCCCGAAATCTTCCCGCAAAGCCGGCTCACCCGCGGCCCGGGGCCCTTTCTGAGTGGGGTGCACGATCCCGAATCCCTAAGGCGCGGCTCGCCCAGCGTCTGACCAAGCTGCGGTCCGTTGACGGCCGCGATGTCCTCGTCAGTTCGGCTACCGCCGGCCAGTGGGGCTGGCGAGATCTGGCCATAGCGCTGGAGATGTATCGGATCGGCGGGAAGACCCGGCGGAGTGTGGAGCCTGTCATCGAGAAGATACCCCGCTCGGTACTACTGCATCTGGGCGACCTGTGCTTCCGCCAAAGCATTCTTCAGGACGATATTCTCAACGCTGCCACCTTGTACAAATATGTTTACCAACGACTCGGTGCAAAGCCATTCCGGGAGAAGCGTCGCGGGGAATTCTTTCTCGACGCCCTAGCTCGAACGGGGCAAGGTGATGAGGTGATCAGGCTTCAGCATCTTTACAAGGCTGACGAGTTGAACGCCAATGACCTCCATCTTTACCGTGCCAACGCAGCCAATCCGTTCAAGGACGATGTAGCAGACTCCGAACTGTGGCTCAACGAAATCAACGAAATCTACGAGGGGGCGGGACTGGCTCGGATTGTTCTGACCGAGGGTACGGCACCGGCCTTTCTTCGCTTGAGCGCAGAAGTACCGGAGGCTGTAACGGTCGGACCGCTGGTCAGCATAGTCATGCCCGTATATAGGCCGGACGAGTACACCGATCTCGCGATCCAGTCGGCTCTGAACCAAAGTTATCGAAACATTGAAGTCATTATTGTCGACGACGGCTCAGGGGGGGAAGCGGGCAGACGGCTCAATAGGTGGCTGGCCGTTGACGGCCGTATCAGGGTGGTGTTGAACAAACCCAACGCAGGTGCCTATACGTCTCGCAACATCGGCTACTCGATGGCTAAAGGCGAATTCATAACGATTTTCGACGGCGATGATTGGCAACACCCACAAAAAATCGATCTTCTTGTCCGGGGTGCCCTGCAGCAGACCGACGGCAGACTCGTTTCCGCGCCTTGGACTCGGGCGGACCAGGACCTCTTCTTCCACTATCGCGGGTGGCGGGGAGCCTACATCACGCCGGCCCACGTTTCCGCGATGTTCCACACTTCCACCATCCGGGAGCGCCTCGGCCACTGGGATTCTGTAAGGAAGGCCGCTGATACTGAGTTCATCCTGCGGTACCACGCCCTCGTCAATAGCCAAGCGCCTCTAGAAGTGTCTGAGGCTCCTCTAACACTGTCTCTCGTGGGGGAATCGAACCTTTCTATGGACGATTTTCGTCTCGGCTACAGATCGCCGGACCGAGTGTCCTACCGTGACTCTTACGAGCACTGGCACAAGATGATCCGGACCGGGCAGCACACCGGCTACCTAGAGTTTCCGCTGGCGAAGCGCTCGTTTCCGGCACCGCCGCGATTTCTCCCGGCAGGTGCTGCCCAGCCCGAGATCGAACTTGATATCCTGCTCGTCGGTGACTTTGGATCGGATTCCCTCGTGAGCATGCTCATGATGGAACATCTGGCGGCTGCGGAATTGGACGAACAACGAATTGGGCTTATGCACTTTCCGAGCATTCTCCACACGGTTGCCATCGACAAGTCGTTCTCGAACGAGCTCAAGGACGCTTTCCACGACGGGCGCCTTGCCCGGGTAGAGGTCACAGACCGCGTCCGATCCGTCGAGGTCAACGTTTACGATCCCACTGCGTTCCAGTACAGCCGCGAACTACGCAGCGGCCATGTGGCGGAGCACGTATCCGTGTGGACGGACGAGCCGCCCTACAACTGGGAGACGGACGAACACAAATACGAGGTCGGGACGGTGGAACGAAACCTGCTGACGATATTTGGTGCTTCCATCCGATGGGTTCCGCTAAATGAGCGGTCCTTGCGGATAATCACTGAGTCGGGGCACGGGCGAAAGTCCATCGCTGACCACGTGGTTCGGGCGGCCCCGCAGACCTTTCCCATGATGCCTGCGGAGAACTCTCCGCAGGCACTGACAGGCTCCATTGTGGGCGCGACTGAAGCAGGAGCGAATCCGTGA
- a CDS encoding glycosyltransferase family 4 protein — protein MKILIPAYTVAEWGGLHEYVISAATTLVKCGHEVTLVLQDGLVAEKGEESGADVIRVDWSDWGPVAEEIRRGPRYDLIFAQPFHSRKFALFVNEIMETRLVAMFHGFHHDFVYTWQHLVDGFLVTTEQIGDLLVDLCRIDPERVRVAPNGVDMDRFAYPLLALDEKTADGRGLVVMASRIDKDKRSQVTALKLLIEQLSRHADHIHWDVVVLGDGPERGRVELELEKFIEDYPNISVEMRGWVPADTVPRLMNRAVFSVSAGRGAMQSLAVGTPCLAAGARGIAGLQIGSNLEIGVWSNFADYPIVGKDIVKLEDNLQQMLIPNSYAEAQIEGRARILADRSQQNTAVRMVEALTTFASR, from the coding sequence ATGAAGATTTTGATACCGGCCTACACAGTTGCTGAATGGGGCGGGCTACACGAATACGTCATTAGTGCCGCAACGACGCTTGTTAAATGCGGACACGAAGTCACGCTTGTTCTGCAGGACGGCTTAGTGGCGGAGAAAGGGGAAGAATCCGGCGCTGATGTCATCCGTGTCGACTGGTCCGATTGGGGCCCCGTTGCGGAAGAAATCCGCAGAGGCCCCCGCTACGACCTTATATTTGCGCAGCCATTCCATTCGAGGAAGTTTGCCCTATTCGTCAACGAGATCATGGAGACCAGACTCGTTGCCATGTTTCATGGGTTTCACCATGACTTTGTCTACACCTGGCAGCATTTAGTTGACGGGTTCTTGGTGACAACTGAACAAATCGGTGATTTGCTCGTTGACCTTTGCCGAATTGACCCGGAGCGAGTACGAGTAGCTCCGAATGGCGTAGACATGGATAGATTTGCATATCCTCTTTTGGCGCTGGATGAAAAGACGGCGGATGGGCGCGGTTTAGTCGTCATGGCCTCCAGGATAGACAAAGATAAGCGTAGCCAAGTGACGGCCCTCAAACTCCTGATCGAGCAGCTTTCTCGTCATGCTGATCATATCCACTGGGATGTCGTAGTCTTGGGGGATGGTCCCGAGCGAGGCAGAGTCGAACTTGAGCTGGAAAAGTTTATCGAGGACTATCCAAATATTTCAGTTGAAATGCGAGGATGGGTGCCAGCTGATACTGTTCCACGGCTAATGAATAGGGCTGTCTTCAGCGTGTCGGCTGGGCGAGGGGCAATGCAGAGCTTGGCTGTTGGTACTCCATGCTTGGCTGCCGGAGCCAGGGGAATCGCAGGACTTCAAATTGGGTCAAACCTGGAAATCGGTGTCTGGTCCAACTTTGCGGATTATCCAATAGTGGGTAAAGACATAGTCAAACTGGAAGATAATCTTCAACAGATGTTGATACCTAATTCGTACGCGGAAGCTCAAATTGAGGGTCGTGCCAGGATTCTTGCCGACCGGAGTCAGCAAAATACGGCGGTTAGAATGGTCGAAGCACTCACCACGTTTGCGTCCAGGTAG
- a CDS encoding glycosyltransferase: MQIKSVAVGCANHSLAQLALDLGLDYAGTDWEHRAPREASDWEHGVLADQLWWDSYVVQADSLAEARTLLPLFRSEGRAHRFVLVVRGLFPPEDMQVWTPRSLQNKVGTSALTVPGLGLAVVVTGGIWVNVHTAAIAALTCCSPVTRPPVLGGLRVGFTDPADSVWLTGDALGSFMTKHLLRPEPDDIYPVDVLIGRSHLSQQLSEDTPVHPGRITPPVWTPTGTVLPPVDTAVISPTGFLPYPDKPVRVLEPSEIGADGVLCEADLAALRPHGYLGVDGARFDGQDWQLARRLSQLAVAGVPLLARGLSAPVRSLLGDELLEHIETFDASDPPVLRESKSIGLRRTALDLFSPKAVWNGVLGGLGKPLLPLPSVSVVLATRRPEKLASALEQLARQSWSSVEVVVVLHGFAADLPEVRPAVEAYPGELQLRSVPADMVFGEVLNVGVAAASGDLVCKMDDDDWYGSHHLRDLVHAKDYSGATVVGSQVEFVYLESLDITTRRPPLGEQYSDHVAGGTIMLGRDDLRQVGGWRPVHRAVDRCLLQAVQAAGGLVYRSHGQNYMMHRHSGGNSHGGHTWNPDDSIFLQSVAEQWDGFRPPPQIGAVPDSPSGKRINAMRSHFASTSIPSQFLTPPNRSLRMLRE; this comes from the coding sequence ATGCAGATCAAGAGCGTGGCGGTGGGCTGCGCAAATCATTCCCTGGCCCAGCTGGCCCTGGACCTCGGGCTGGACTACGCCGGCACGGACTGGGAGCACCGCGCTCCGCGCGAAGCATCCGATTGGGAGCACGGCGTATTGGCGGACCAGTTGTGGTGGGACAGCTACGTTGTGCAAGCGGATTCCCTGGCCGAGGCCCGGACGTTGCTCCCGTTGTTCCGCAGCGAGGGACGGGCGCATCGCTTCGTTCTGGTCGTGCGGGGACTGTTCCCGCCAGAGGACATGCAGGTCTGGACTCCGCGCAGCCTCCAGAACAAGGTCGGCACCTCCGCACTGACTGTGCCCGGGCTCGGCCTCGCTGTGGTGGTGACAGGGGGGATATGGGTGAATGTCCATACAGCCGCCATCGCGGCACTGACTTGCTGTTCGCCTGTGACCCGCCCGCCTGTGCTGGGGGGACTGCGGGTGGGGTTCACCGACCCAGCTGACAGCGTCTGGCTGACCGGGGACGCGCTTGGCAGCTTCATGACAAAACACCTCCTGCGGCCCGAGCCGGATGACATCTATCCCGTCGACGTGCTGATCGGGCGCAGCCATCTCTCGCAGCAGCTCAGCGAGGATACCCCGGTCCACCCCGGGCGGATAACCCCGCCGGTCTGGACTCCGACAGGGACGGTCCTGCCTCCCGTCGATACCGCAGTCATCTCACCCACGGGCTTCCTGCCGTACCCGGACAAGCCGGTGCGGGTCCTCGAGCCGTCCGAAATCGGCGCTGACGGCGTCCTGTGCGAAGCAGATCTCGCCGCTTTGCGGCCGCACGGCTATCTTGGAGTGGACGGCGCCCGATTCGACGGCCAGGACTGGCAGCTGGCGCGTCGCCTGAGCCAGCTGGCCGTCGCAGGCGTACCGCTACTGGCCCGCGGGTTGTCCGCGCCGGTGCGTTCCCTGTTGGGGGATGAGCTTCTGGAGCACATCGAGACGTTCGACGCCTCCGACCCGCCGGTGCTGCGGGAATCGAAGTCGATCGGGTTGCGGCGGACGGCCTTGGACCTCTTCAGCCCGAAGGCCGTTTGGAACGGAGTGCTTGGCGGGCTGGGCAAACCGCTGCTTCCACTGCCCTCCGTGAGCGTGGTGCTGGCCACCCGCAGGCCTGAAAAGCTGGCATCCGCCTTGGAGCAGCTGGCACGCCAAAGCTGGAGCTCTGTGGAAGTGGTCGTGGTGCTGCACGGCTTCGCCGCGGACCTGCCGGAGGTCCGCCCCGCCGTCGAGGCTTATCCCGGCGAGCTGCAGCTGCGCTCAGTTCCAGCCGACATGGTTTTTGGCGAGGTGCTGAACGTCGGCGTCGCGGCAGCCAGCGGTGACCTTGTCTGCAAAATGGACGACGACGACTGGTACGGCTCGCACCACCTCCGGGACCTCGTCCACGCCAAGGATTACAGTGGTGCCACCGTGGTGGGCTCCCAGGTTGAATTCGTGTACCTGGAAAGCTTGGACATCACCACCCGCAGGCCTCCGCTCGGGGAGCAGTATTCGGACCACGTGGCTGGCGGTACGATTATGCTGGGTCGGGATGACCTTCGCCAAGTGGGGGGATGGCGACCCGTTCATCGCGCCGTCGATCGGTGCCTTTTGCAGGCTGTCCAAGCCGCTGGCGGCCTCGTGTACCGTTCACACGGCCAGAACTATATGATGCACCGCCATTCCGGTGGAAACTCGCACGGCGGCCACACGTGGAATCCGGACGACAGCATTTTTCTGCAAAGTGTCGCTGAGCAGTGGGACGGATTCCGACCCCCGCCGCAAATCGGCGCGGTTCCGGACAGCCCCTCAGGAAAACGGATCAATGCAATGCGCAGTCATTTCGCCTCGACGTCGATCCCCTCTCAGTTTTTAACACCACCAAACCGTTCGCTTAGGATGCTCAGGGAATGA
- the wecC gene encoding UDP-N-acetyl-D-mannosamine dehydrogenase, with protein sequence MDETIFDVAVIGLGYIGLPTAASFAAKGKRVAGVDVKQSTVDAVNRGEVPFVEPDMGVVVSGAVSLGNLVAMSTVPAADAYIIAVPTPLAEGKGADLSYLRSAVEALAPQLRGGELVVLESTSPPGTTKRLGAYLTELRPDLSLDAAPGRNQIHVVHSPERVLPGRIMIEIVTNDRVIGGLTEEGAQLAKRLYEVICQGQILLTDATTAEMTKLVENTFRDVNIAFANELSLICDNLGIDVWKLIEMANHHPRVNVLRPGPGVGGHCIAVDPWFIVDAAPEHAGLIRTAREVNDAKPHHVVRQAVRALADRPGATVAVLGLAFKANIDDVRESPSVTIVQELVKKLPESTILVVDPNVEELPAALAASGLTRLHSMDEAVAAADLVMLLVDHDDFLAVDPLSLEGKQIIDTKGIWNQPDLAEASLQHTPVGAGVGG encoded by the coding sequence ATGGACGAGACGATTTTTGATGTTGCCGTCATCGGGCTCGGCTACATCGGCCTGCCCACTGCGGCCAGCTTCGCCGCCAAAGGCAAGCGAGTGGCCGGCGTCGATGTGAAGCAGTCGACCGTGGACGCCGTCAACCGCGGTGAGGTTCCCTTCGTGGAGCCTGACATGGGCGTGGTGGTTTCAGGCGCCGTCAGCCTGGGCAATCTAGTGGCCATGTCCACGGTTCCCGCGGCCGACGCGTACATCATCGCGGTGCCCACCCCACTGGCCGAGGGCAAGGGCGCCGATCTCTCCTACCTCCGCAGCGCAGTCGAAGCCCTGGCTCCACAGCTTCGGGGAGGCGAACTAGTGGTTCTGGAATCGACGTCCCCTCCGGGCACCACCAAACGACTGGGGGCCTACCTCACGGAACTGCGACCGGACCTCTCTCTGGATGCCGCTCCCGGCCGGAACCAGATCCACGTTGTGCATTCTCCGGAGCGCGTCCTGCCGGGCCGGATCATGATCGAAATCGTGACTAATGACCGCGTCATCGGCGGCCTCACGGAGGAAGGTGCACAGCTAGCCAAGCGCCTCTACGAGGTCATTTGCCAGGGTCAGATCCTTTTGACGGATGCCACCACCGCTGAGATGACCAAGCTCGTGGAGAATACCTTCCGCGACGTCAACATCGCCTTCGCCAACGAGCTCTCGCTGATCTGCGACAACCTGGGCATCGATGTCTGGAAATTGATTGAAATGGCAAACCACCACCCCCGTGTCAACGTGCTCCGCCCGGGTCCCGGTGTGGGCGGGCACTGCATCGCCGTAGATCCGTGGTTCATCGTCGACGCCGCACCTGAGCACGCCGGGCTGATCCGTACCGCCCGCGAGGTCAACGATGCCAAACCGCACCATGTGGTCCGGCAAGCCGTGAGGGCACTGGCAGACCGGCCGGGGGCCACCGTGGCGGTCTTAGGCCTGGCCTTCAAAGCCAATATTGATGACGTCCGCGAGTCGCCGTCGGTGACCATCGTGCAGGAACTAGTGAAGAAGTTACCGGAGAGCACCATCCTGGTTGTTGACCCGAACGTTGAGGAACTCCCCGCGGCCCTGGCTGCGTCAGGACTAACCCGTCTCCACAGCATGGACGAAGCAGTAGCCGCAGCAGATCTTGTCATGCTCCTGGTGGACCACGATGACTTCCTGGCCGTTGACCCGCTGTCTCTCGAAGGCAAGCAGATCATTGACACTAAGGGCATCTGGAACCAGCCCGACCTTGCGGAAGCAAGCCTCCAGCACACGCCGGTGGGGGCCGGCGTCGGTGGATAG